Proteins encoded together in one uncultured Desulfobacter sp. window:
- a CDS encoding AMP-binding protein produces the protein MTLKSFYKEVMELNGIQDMAQREVQAKTFFEKLNSAELPKTFNWAQEIFEDIHVKERPDQLALIWADLHTDEEEQYTYTQLAENGNKLLNYLRKKGVEKGENLYMLTPIVPQTWFASFAAIKGGLVAVPTATTMTEREIQFRFEAYPPNVIVAHESLADLVDDALVKAGCTPKAKIILGAKEGWTSYPEIAEESAQASPATVNSEDVLFCFFTSGTTGLPKRVGHSAISYPLGHVSTAVILGLEPGGVHHNLSAPGWAKWAWSSFFSPFNVGGTATGFNFTTLDIKKYISFVAKYKVNSFCAPPTAWRAFVGLDLAAYDFSALKYSLSAGEPLNPEVIDQWKKATGTEIRDFYGQTESTAMIGNPPWMEGKMRLGSFGYPSFMYDVILSDDEGKEITEPDITGHIVIRLSNWRAIGLFQEYIDNDAKTSEAFKHGLYFTGDKATFDKDGYWWFVGRADDVIKTSDYRVGPFEVESALIEHPAVMETAVVGVPDPKRHQLVKAFVILVPGQKPSKELALELFKHTIDVLAKFKIPRIIEFVEVLPKTISGKIRRIELRENEESKTAEQVTEFFYHQFPELSSKNK, from the coding sequence ATGACGTTGAAAAGCTTTTATAAAGAGGTGATGGAGCTCAATGGTATCCAGGATATGGCTCAACGTGAAGTCCAGGCAAAAACGTTTTTTGAAAAACTGAATTCAGCCGAACTGCCCAAAACCTTTAACTGGGCCCAGGAAATTTTCGAAGATATACATGTCAAAGAGCGGCCGGACCAGTTGGCGCTGATCTGGGCAGATCTGCATACGGATGAAGAAGAGCAGTATACCTATACTCAGCTGGCTGAAAACGGCAACAAGCTGTTAAATTATCTGCGTAAAAAAGGGGTTGAAAAAGGTGAAAACCTTTATATGCTGACACCCATTGTTCCCCAGACCTGGTTTGCTTCTTTTGCCGCTATCAAAGGCGGCCTTGTCGCTGTCCCCACAGCCACCACCATGACCGAGCGCGAAATCCAGTTCCGTTTCGAAGCGTACCCGCCGAATGTTATTGTTGCCCATGAGAGCCTGGCCGATCTGGTGGACGATGCCCTGGTTAAGGCTGGGTGCACGCCCAAAGCCAAAATCATTCTTGGCGCAAAAGAGGGGTGGACATCTTATCCTGAAATTGCCGAAGAATCGGCACAGGCCTCACCTGCAACCGTTAACAGCGAGGACGTCCTGTTCTGCTTCTTTACTTCCGGCACCACCGGTCTTCCCAAACGGGTGGGGCATTCTGCTATCTCCTATCCTTTGGGCCATGTGTCAACAGCCGTGATCCTCGGGCTTGAACCCGGCGGCGTTCATCACAACCTGAGTGCGCCCGGCTGGGCCAAATGGGCATGGAGCAGTTTTTTCTCCCCATTCAATGTGGGTGGTACGGCCACGGGGTTTAATTTCACCACCCTGGATATTAAAAAATACATAAGCTTTGTGGCCAAATATAAAGTCAATTCATTCTGTGCACCGCCCACGGCCTGGCGCGCCTTTGTGGGTCTAGACCTGGCAGCCTATGATTTTTCGGCCCTGAAGTATTCCTTAAGTGCAGGGGAACCGTTGAATCCGGAAGTCATTGACCAGTGGAAAAAAGCCACCGGCACTGAAATCCGTGATTTTTACGGCCAGACCGAATCCACAGCCATGATTGGAAATCCGCCTTGGATGGAAGGCAAAATGCGCTTGGGTTCTTTTGGATATCCATCATTTATGTACGATGTCATCCTATCCGACGATGAAGGAAAAGAGATCACAGAACCGGACATCACCGGCCATATCGTGATTCGTCTTTCCAACTGGCGGGCCATTGGGCTGTTTCAAGAATATATCGACAATGATGCAAAAACATCTGAAGCATTTAAGCACGGACTCTATTTCACCGGTGACAAAGCCACCTTTGACAAGGACGGCTACTGGTGGTTTGTGGGCCGCGCCGACGATGTTATCAAAACCAGTGATTACCGGGTGGGTCCCTTTGAGGTTGAAAGTGCGCTGATTGAGCATCCGGCCGTCATGGAGACTGCCGTAGTGGGCGTGCCCGACCCCAAACGTCACCAGTTGGTAAAAGCGTTTGTAATCCTGGTTCCAGGACAAAAACCATCCAAGGAACTGGCCCTGGAACTGTTCAAGCACACCATCGACGTACTGGCTAAATTCAAGATTCCCAGAATCATTGAATTTGTGGAAGTTCTGCCCAAAACCATTTCCGGTAAAATCCGGCGTATAGAACTTCGGGAAAATGAAGAGAGTAAAACCGCAGAACAGGTCACTGAATTCTTTTATCATCAGTTCCCGGAATTAAGCTCCAAAAACAAATAA
- a CDS encoding thiamine pyrophosphate-dependent enzyme translates to MNNYLNENRPPVFCPGCTHDRITKSLDKTFVNMGLAPDKIVIVTDIGCSGLFDTFFNVHALHGVHGRALTYALGLKMSDPSLNVIVTMGDGGLGIGGAHVLSACRKNLDITLIILNNFNFGMTGGQYSATTPEDALVGSEFLNQAEMPMDICKVAKAAGATYVSQYSGMDPQLPEEFERAIRHKGFSIVETLGLCTGRYTKRNKLTPKTIDEMIASAPPENGLVQENQRLEYGERYRKLSAQKTQFPEPLIIEKQFEPKENLRWEIIILGSAGMRIVTAGDIICHAGISAGFNASIKNDYNITVLRGQSVSEILLDPSPIGYTGLESPGVVLALSDEGVARRKKIFAGLSPKAFILKGKSVSIPDTSAQVEEIDFKTLKISRQDWALASLGVLAKKELVLTQEMLLSALKSRFSPKLFDLAQETIDKVT, encoded by the coding sequence ATGAATAATTATCTGAATGAAAACCGCCCCCCGGTATTCTGCCCGGGCTGCACCCATGACCGGATCACCAAAAGCCTGGATAAAACCTTTGTAAACATGGGCCTTGCACCGGACAAGATCGTTATTGTCACAGACATCGGATGCTCCGGCCTGTTCGATACTTTTTTCAATGTCCATGCCCTGCACGGCGTCCACGGCCGAGCTTTGACCTACGCCCTGGGGTTGAAGATGTCCGATCCTTCGTTGAACGTCATTGTGACCATGGGTGACGGCGGCCTTGGCATTGGCGGAGCCCATGTGCTGTCCGCCTGCAGAAAAAATCTGGATATCACCTTGATCATCCTGAACAACTTTAACTTCGGCATGACCGGAGGCCAGTACTCGGCCACCACGCCGGAAGATGCCCTGGTGGGTTCCGAATTTCTCAACCAGGCTGAAATGCCCATGGATATCTGCAAAGTTGCAAAGGCAGCCGGTGCGACATACGTTTCCCAATACTCGGGTATGGATCCACAACTTCCCGAAGAATTTGAACGGGCCATCCGCCATAAAGGATTTTCCATCGTGGAAACCTTAGGCCTTTGCACGGGCCGGTACACAAAACGCAACAAGCTTACCCCAAAAACCATCGACGAAATGATCGCCTCTGCTCCGCCGGAGAATGGCCTTGTACAGGAAAATCAACGTCTGGAATACGGTGAACGCTACCGTAAACTTTCAGCACAAAAGACACAGTTCCCCGAACCATTGATCATTGAAAAACAGTTTGAACCCAAAGAAAACCTTCGCTGGGAGATTATTATTTTGGGATCAGCGGGCATGCGCATTGTCACAGCCGGGGATATTATTTGCCATGCAGGCATTTCCGCCGGATTCAATGCCTCTATTAAAAATGATTATAATATCACAGTGCTGCGCGGACAGTCCGTTTCTGAAATTTTGCTCGACCCTTCACCCATCGGCTATACCGGACTGGAATCACCAGGCGTGGTCCTGGCGCTAAGCGATGAGGGGGTTGCCCGAAGAAAAAAAATATTTGCCGGCTTGAGTCCTAAGGCCTTTATTCTCAAGGGAAAAAGCGTTAGCATTCCAGACACCTCCGCCCAGGTGGAGGAGATTGATTTCAAAACATTGAAAATCAGCAGACAGGACTGGGCCCTGGCATCCCTGGGCGTTTTGGCGAAAAAAGAGTTGGTTCTCACACAAGAGATGCTGCTGTCAGCACTTAAATCACGGTTCAGCCCCAAGCTATTTGACCTGGCTCAAGAGACCATTGATAAAGTAACCTGA
- the cbiQ gene encoding cobalt ECF transporter T component CbiQ yields MIEELFACGYSFIHKTDPRCRVVAATLLCFVIALGQKPPMLWTGLGLAVILVLWARLNLILVFRRLLVVWGFLLFLWAILPFTYEGEVVRQIGKLGITRQGIDLCTVISIKSNAILLVFIALITTMEFSTLGYTLNFFKIPKKLVHLLLLTYRYIFVIEQEYRRLVRAAKLRSFRPGTNMHTYQTYAYLCGMLFVRASARAQRVYNAMRCRGFSGRFVCLHEFALSPTDGIWTFAVLTAAAGLIFMEITL; encoded by the coding sequence ATGATTGAAGAGCTTTTTGCTTGTGGGTATTCATTTATTCACAAAACCGATCCCAGGTGCAGGGTGGTCGCAGCCACCCTGCTGTGCTTTGTCATTGCCCTTGGCCAAAAACCGCCCATGCTCTGGACAGGGCTGGGACTTGCCGTAATTCTCGTGCTATGGGCCCGGTTAAACCTTATTTTGGTGTTCAGGCGTCTGCTTGTAGTCTGGGGATTTCTATTGTTTTTGTGGGCCATTCTACCCTTTACCTATGAGGGGGAAGTGGTCCGGCAAATCGGAAAGCTTGGCATCACCCGGCAGGGCATTGACCTGTGTACTGTAATCTCGATTAAATCCAATGCCATCCTGCTGGTATTCATTGCTCTGATCACCACCATGGAGTTCAGTACCCTGGGATATACCCTAAATTTTTTCAAAATCCCTAAAAAGCTTGTGCATCTGCTGTTGCTCACCTATCGGTATATTTTTGTCATTGAACAGGAGTACCGACGCCTTGTCCGGGCTGCAAAACTGCGCAGTTTTCGTCCCGGGACCAATATGCACACGTACCAAACTTACGCCTATCTTTGCGGCATGCTGTTTGTCCGGGCATCGGCCAGGGCCCAAAGGGTATACAATGCCATGAGATGCCGGGGATTTTCAGGCAGATTTGTCTGTCTGCATGAATTTGCCCTCTCCCCTACGGACGGAATTTGGACTTTTGCTGTACTTACTGCTGCAGCCGGCCTGATTTTTATGGAGATCACCCTATGA
- a CDS encoding TRAP transporter substrate-binding protein, whose translation MLNKIIRFFAVISLIGCLGFGLTTQVFAKNVLLKVPCSVPFSVPILGQDIVGTIADTINKSSNGTLKVKLYAPGKLVPSLEVLDAVSSGKTNAGYTAAFYYAGKNPASVLFSSFPFGPDPEEYIAWYYYGNGLKLYQEMYDHYGYNVKVLPAGIISAETSGWFTKPIEKVEDLKGIKMRISGLGGQVLTKLGVSVTMLPVGEIFQALEKGLIDATEFSMPVCDAPLGFYKVAKYNYYPGWHQPSTVQELLINKDTWNALDKSQQTLIETACMAATLKSLALSNGMQGKIIKENAEKHGVKNLYWSDEMLAAFESAWKEVVQEEIAKDPMFKKTWEDLEQFRAEYKKWADVGFLPR comes from the coding sequence ATGTTGAATAAAATCATTCGTTTTTTTGCGGTTATATCATTGATAGGTTGTCTGGGCTTCGGATTAACCACCCAGGTTTTTGCTAAAAATGTTTTACTTAAAGTGCCCTGTTCAGTGCCGTTCAGTGTGCCCATTCTGGGCCAGGATATCGTGGGCACCATTGCCGATACGATCAACAAGTCATCAAACGGCACGCTGAAAGTCAAACTCTACGCTCCCGGAAAACTGGTACCATCTCTGGAAGTGCTTGATGCGGTCAGCTCAGGCAAAACCAATGCCGGATATACGGCAGCGTTCTACTATGCAGGCAAGAATCCGGCCAGTGTTCTTTTCAGTTCTTTTCCCTTTGGACCGGACCCTGAAGAATATATTGCCTGGTATTACTACGGCAACGGCTTAAAGCTTTACCAGGAGATGTATGACCATTACGGATACAACGTCAAGGTGCTGCCGGCAGGTATCATCAGTGCCGAGACCTCGGGCTGGTTCACCAAACCCATTGAAAAGGTTGAAGACCTTAAAGGCATTAAAATGCGTATTTCCGGCCTTGGCGGTCAGGTGCTGACCAAACTTGGGGTATCTGTCACCATGCTGCCTGTAGGTGAAATTTTCCAGGCCCTGGAAAAAGGACTGATTGATGCCACGGAATTTTCCATGCCCGTGTGCGATGCGCCTTTGGGTTTTTATAAAGTGGCAAAATACAACTATTACCCGGGCTGGCACCAGCCCTCCACCGTTCAGGAACTCTTAATTAACAAAGACACCTGGAACGCCCTGGATAAATCCCAGCAGACCCTGATCGAAACCGCCTGCATGGCCGCCACCCTGAAATCTTTGGCCTTGAGCAATGGAATGCAAGGCAAAATTATCAAGGAAAATGCAGAAAAACATGGGGTTAAAAACCTGTACTGGTCCGACGAGATGCTGGCGGCTTTTGAATCAGCCTGGAAAGAGGTTGTGCAAGAAGAGATTGCCAAAGACCCTATGTTCAAAAAAACATGGGAAGACCTGGAACAGTTCAGGGCCGAATACAAGAAATGGGCGGATGTGGGATTTTTGCCCCGGTAA
- a CDS encoding DUF4198 domain-containing protein yields the protein MMKKSLITSGFMFLALMFTAVSVQAHYGMVIPSDNMVMPDDDRTVHITASFSHPFEGIGMELVKPKVFAVRANGEAQDLLSALKSTKVMDQSAWQTDYKIKRPGVYMFYMEPEPYWEPAEDCFIIHYTKTVVTAFGDDEGWDQEIGLKTEIVPLSKPFAQYAGNVFQGIVKLDGKAVPYAEVEVEYYNENKNSEAPTDYMVTQTIKADGNGVFTYAAPKAGWWGFAALNEADFTLKADGQEKGVELGAVIWVKFENWKTK from the coding sequence ATGATGAAAAAATCACTGATCACCTCAGGGTTCATGTTTCTTGCTCTTATGTTCACAGCTGTAAGTGTCCAGGCACACTATGGGATGGTTATTCCTTCAGACAACATGGTTATGCCTGATGACGACCGCACCGTTCATATCACGGCCTCTTTTTCCCATCCTTTCGAGGGCATTGGAATGGAACTTGTCAAGCCCAAGGTATTTGCCGTACGCGCCAACGGTGAGGCCCAGGATCTTTTAAGTGCCTTGAAATCGACAAAGGTTATGGATCAATCGGCCTGGCAAACCGATTACAAAATCAAAAGACCCGGCGTTTACATGTTCTACATGGAGCCCGAACCCTATTGGGAGCCTGCCGAAGACTGCTTTATCATTCATTACACCAAAACTGTTGTGACGGCTTTCGGTGATGACGAGGGATGGGACCAGGAGATCGGACTGAAAACAGAAATCGTTCCGTTGTCAAAGCCTTTTGCACAGTATGCCGGTAATGTATTCCAGGGTATCGTGAAGCTCGACGGCAAAGCCGTACCTTACGCAGAAGTTGAGGTGGAATATTACAACGAAAACAAAAATTCCGAAGCCCCCACGGACTATATGGTGACCCAGACCATCAAGGCTGATGGCAACGGCGTATTTACCTATGCGGCCCCCAAGGCGGGTTGGTGGGGATTTGCGGCGCTCAATGAAGCCGATTTTACCCTGAAAGCGGATGGTCAGGAAAAAGGTGTTGAGTTGGGCGCGGTGATCTGGGTAAAATTCGAAAATTGGAAAACTAAATAG
- a CDS encoding TRAP transporter large permease subunit, translating to MTHEDILVIAMMASFIGLLFTGFPIALILGGVSVLFACIGYVSDLYFGTMTGLDFMSIGMEVNRIFAIMDNWIMVALPMFIFMGLMLDRSGIAEKMMQNIQLLFGRVRGGLAITVTLIGIILAASTGIIGASVVLLGLLSMPVMLNQGYSKSLACGTICGAGTLGILIPPSIMLVMMADRLGVPVGDLFMGALFPGLVLATLYMIYILVLAWLSPQKAPLVPNQPDLTWKLVGSALKTCIPPMILVFAVLGTISFGMATPTEASGIGALGGLVLTIVNGRFSFKVLKQVVHQTFSITAYIFAIVIGATCFALVLRELGGDALVEETLTSLPFGPYGIVAFILGIVFFLGFFLDWIEITLIILPLLAPVIPSLGIDLGVWPNIDNPTLIWFAILVAVVLQTSFLTPPVGFAIFYLRGVCPPGVKLKHLYKGVIPFIILQLIGLALIVIWPEIILWLPSVAYQ from the coding sequence ATGACGCATGAAGACATCCTGGTCATTGCCATGATGGCCTCCTTTATCGGCTTGCTTTTCACCGGTTTTCCCATAGCCCTCATCCTAGGTGGCGTCTCAGTCCTTTTTGCCTGTATCGGTTATGTTTCGGATCTTTACTTCGGCACCATGACCGGTCTGGATTTCATGTCCATCGGCATGGAGGTCAACCGGATATTTGCCATCATGGACAACTGGATCATGGTGGCCCTGCCCATGTTCATTTTCATGGGCCTGATGCTGGACCGGTCCGGCATTGCCGAAAAGATGATGCAAAATATTCAGCTGCTTTTCGGCAGGGTAAGAGGAGGGCTGGCCATCACAGTAACCCTCATCGGCATAATCCTTGCGGCCAGCACCGGGATCATCGGAGCTTCAGTGGTTTTGTTGGGGCTTTTATCCATGCCTGTCATGCTCAATCAGGGATATTCCAAATCCCTGGCCTGCGGCACCATCTGCGGTGCAGGTACACTGGGCATCCTCATCCCGCCCTCCATTATGCTGGTCATGATGGCGGACAGACTGGGGGTTCCCGTGGGGGATCTGTTCATGGGCGCGCTGTTCCCCGGGCTAGTACTGGCAACCCTTTACATGATTTATATTCTTGTACTGGCCTGGCTTTCCCCCCAAAAAGCGCCCTTGGTGCCGAACCAGCCGGACCTGACCTGGAAACTTGTGGGATCCGCCCTGAAAACCTGTATTCCACCGATGATCCTGGTATTTGCCGTTTTAGGCACCATCTCATTCGGCATGGCAACGCCGACCGAAGCCAGCGGCATCGGGGCCCTGGGCGGCCTGGTCCTCACCATTGTCAACGGCCGGTTCAGTTTCAAGGTGTTAAAGCAAGTGGTCCACCAGACCTTCAGTATCACGGCCTATATTTTCGCCATCGTCATCGGGGCCACCTGTTTTGCCCTGGTGTTGCGGGAACTGGGCGGTGACGCCCTGGTGGAAGAGACCCTGACCAGCCTGCCCTTCGGTCCTTACGGCATTGTGGCATTTATCCTTGGTATTGTATTTTTCCTGGGCTTTTTCCTGGACTGGATCGAAATCACTTTGATTATCCTGCCCCTGCTGGCACCGGTAATCCCGTCGCTGGGCATAGATCTTGGTGTCTGGCCCAACATCGACAACCCCACCCTGATCTGGTTTGCCATCCTGGTGGCCGTGGTGCTCCAGACCTCGTTTCTTACGCCCCCGGTGGGTTTTGCCATCTTTTATTTGCGGGGCGTCTGTCCGCCCGGGGTAAAGCTCAAGCATCTATATAAAGGCGTTATTCCCTTTATCATTCTTCAGCTCATTGGCCTTGCCCTCATTGTGATCTGGCCTGAAATCATCCTGTGGCTGCCTTCGGTGGCATACCAGTAA
- a CDS encoding ABC transporter ATP-binding protein, whose amino-acid sequence MTTSPPILRLENISFSYPGRGRVLDNLSLEINKGDRIGLVGPNGSGKTTLFHIIMGLLSASSGTIEFFGKPVKTQKDFRKVYKKVGLLFQDADDQLFSPTVLEDVAFGPLNLGQSKAEARNIAQYTLDRLGIAHFENRVTHKLSGGEKRLVALATVLSMEPELLLLDEPSTGLDENTKSTLVDVLNRLELSYILISHENDFMSQITDTMFMMENGQLTKDAHIHSYVHTHPNPGQRH is encoded by the coding sequence ATGACAACATCGCCCCCCATCCTGCGCCTTGAGAACATCAGTTTCAGCTACCCGGGCCGGGGCAGAGTCTTAGACAATCTAAGCCTTGAAATCAACAAAGGGGATCGTATCGGGTTGGTGGGTCCCAACGGCAGCGGGAAAACCACCCTGTTTCATATTATCATGGGGTTACTTTCCGCTTCATCCGGTACCATTGAGTTTTTCGGAAAACCGGTCAAAACCCAAAAAGATTTCAGGAAAGTTTACAAAAAGGTGGGGCTGCTGTTCCAGGATGCCGATGACCAGTTGTTCAGCCCCACGGTTCTGGAAGATGTGGCTTTTGGGCCGCTAAACCTGGGCCAATCAAAAGCCGAAGCCCGAAATATTGCCCAGTATACCTTGGACCGTCTGGGTATCGCCCATTTTGAAAACAGGGTTACCCACAAACTGTCCGGCGGGGAAAAGCGTTTGGTAGCCCTGGCAACGGTGCTTTCCATGGAGCCTGAACTGCTGCTGCTGGACGAACCCAGCACAGGGCTTGATGAAAACACCAAATCCACCCTGGTTGACGTATTGAATCGTCTTGAGCTTTCATATATCCTGATCTCCCATGAAAACGATTTTATGTCCCAGATCACCGATACCATGTTTATGATGGAAAACGGTCAGTTGACCAAAGACGCCCATATTCACAGCTACGTTCATACCCATCCCAACCCCGGGCAGCGCCATTGA
- a CDS encoding TRAP transporter small permease subunit: MNALVNLIEKTIIRIGKAVSWLNVLLILVILVQVVMRYLFSFSSVALEELQWHLYAVGIMIGLSYALTENTHVRLDLLHGRFRKKTRAWIDIIGLTVLVLPWCYVILYHGFDFVAASWRVKEASASPTGLSCYYIIKSVIPLSFGLLTLAALARILKQILIIAGKKVPHDA, translated from the coding sequence GTGAATGCCTTAGTTAATTTAATTGAAAAAACCATTATCCGCATCGGCAAGGCCGTATCCTGGCTCAATGTTTTGCTGATTCTGGTTATTTTGGTCCAGGTGGTGATGCGTTATCTGTTCTCCTTTTCCTCCGTGGCTTTGGAAGAACTGCAATGGCACCTGTATGCCGTGGGTATTATGATAGGTTTATCCTATGCGCTGACTGAAAATACCCACGTGCGCCTGGACCTGCTCCATGGCAGGTTTCGAAAAAAAACCCGGGCATGGATTGATATTATCGGCCTGACCGTGCTGGTGTTGCCATGGTGTTATGTGATTCTCTACCACGGGTTTGATTTTGTGGCCGCCTCGTGGCGGGTCAAGGAGGCATCCGCCTCTCCCACGGGGCTTAGCTGCTACTACATTATAAAGTCCGTGATCCCCTTAAGTTTTGGTTTGCTGACCCTGGCCGCCCTGGCCCGAATTTTAAAACAAATCCTGATCATTGCCGGAAAAAAGGTGCCCCATGACGCATGA
- the cbiM gene encoding cobalt transporter CbiM, producing MHISEGVLSAPVLGAGMVMAAAGTAVGLKKLKEDKIPQAAILSAAFFVASLVHVPIGPSSAHLILNGILGLMLGWVAFPSILIALLLQGVLFQFGGITTLGVNTVIMATPAVLCYYLFASLVHKPGAISYAACFACGFLSVCFSSLLVGAALMFTQESFLEVAWAVVITHFPVMFIEGLVAVFCVGFLKKVQPELLPKWSEAQQQAAMESRTTMVEKQV from the coding sequence ATGCATATTTCTGAAGGTGTTCTTTCTGCACCGGTTTTAGGTGCCGGGATGGTTATGGCCGCGGCCGGCACGGCTGTCGGCTTAAAAAAACTCAAAGAAGATAAAATCCCCCAGGCCGCTATTTTGTCGGCCGCTTTTTTTGTGGCATCACTGGTTCATGTACCCATCGGGCCTTCCAGCGCCCATTTGATTCTCAACGGAATTCTTGGCCTGATGCTCGGGTGGGTCGCCTTCCCCTCTATTTTGATTGCACTCCTGCTTCAGGGCGTGCTGTTCCAATTTGGCGGCATCACCACACTGGGCGTCAACACGGTAATCATGGCCACCCCTGCCGTACTCTGTTATTACCTGTTTGCAAGCTTAGTCCACAAACCGGGCGCCATATCCTATGCCGCCTGTTTTGCCTGTGGCTTTTTAAGTGTTTGTTTCAGCAGTTTGCTGGTGGGCGCCGCCCTGATGTTTACCCAGGAGAGCTTTTTAGAAGTGGCCTGGGCCGTTGTTATCACCCATTTTCCGGTCATGTTCATTGAGGGGCTTGTGGCGGTTTTCTGTGTGGGTTTCCTTAAAAAAGTGCAGCCCGAGCTTTTGCCCAAATGGTCTGAGGCACAGCAGCAAGCCGCAATGGAAAGCAGAACGACCATGGTTGAAAAACAGGTATAA
- a CDS encoding formylglycine-generating enzyme family protein — MKKDHQAEVLSVLPDVFPENWAHSYGQDNYGIWQGVFIDNIEVRFRWIPPGEFMMGSPEDEPERYDDEGPLHRVAFKKGFWLGETACTQALWQSVTGKNPSEFKDQGIEYPVESVSWDDANNFIDRLNSLVPGLDVRLPSEAEWEYACRAGTDTPFWFGHELTPDKANYNGGRPYNDGPKGEYREKTVPVKFFEQNPWGLYQMHGNVWEWCRDRWHDNYDGAPDDGRAWEDGDSDAIVCRGGSWISYGGLLRSASRSFRHLGLGDDFGGLRLARGPQVRSGLGTGRRPGKGARDERKGQRGRS, encoded by the coding sequence ATGAAAAAAGATCATCAAGCCGAAGTATTGTCGGTGTTGCCGGATGTTTTTCCTGAAAATTGGGCCCACAGCTACGGCCAGGATAATTATGGAATTTGGCAGGGTGTTTTTATTGATAATATTGAGGTCCGATTCCGCTGGATACCGCCGGGCGAGTTTATGATGGGATCGCCTGAAGATGAACCTGAACGGTACGATGATGAGGGGCCTTTGCACCGGGTGGCATTTAAAAAGGGGTTTTGGCTTGGGGAGACCGCCTGTACCCAGGCATTATGGCAGTCCGTGACCGGGAAGAATCCAAGCGAATTTAAAGACCAAGGCATTGAATATCCGGTGGAAAGTGTAAGCTGGGATGATGCTAATAATTTTATTGACAGGCTTAACAGTCTAGTGCCCGGCCTTGATGTGCGCTTGCCCTCGGAAGCGGAATGGGAATATGCCTGTCGGGCCGGTACAGATACCCCGTTCTGGTTCGGACATGAACTGACGCCGGACAAAGCCAATTATAATGGGGGCAGACCTTATAATGACGGCCCCAAAGGAGAGTACCGTGAAAAAACGGTGCCGGTGAAATTCTTTGAGCAAAATCCCTGGGGACTGTACCAGATGCACGGCAATGTCTGGGAGTGGTGCCGGGACCGTTGGCATGATAATTATGATGGTGCGCCGGATGACGGCAGAGCCTGGGAGGATGGTGACAGTGATGCTATCGTCTGTCGCGGCGGTTCCTGGATCAGCTACGGGGGGCTTCTACGTTCCGCTTCCCGCAGCTTCAGGCACCTTGGCCTTGGCGACGACTTCGGCGGCCTTCGTCTTGCCCGAGGTCCTCAAGTCAGGTCAGGCTTAGGCACCGGCCGGAGGCCGGGCAAGGGAGCGAGGGACGAGCGGAAGGGTCAGAGGGGCAGGTCTTGA
- a CDS encoding nicotianamine synthase family protein, with protein sequence MRCDPELPKVLDHISQLKRANGLRMEIHNAKTVISSSSPWDTVKQFVYFPNYMELARMEYTGANLCPGDRVVFLGSGPMTLTLVCLCVQYKIYSIGIELFSEYAQLSRKLMTALGLEKQVKIIEGSHFSLPLSEPCRLIMVGADALPKDKIFAHLSKHLDQGTALSYRIYEKGLRRLLDVQSNFKLPQGIKEVTRIRPQPPVNNTSVFTIIDRV encoded by the coding sequence CTGCGCTGTGACCCTGAACTACCAAAAGTCCTGGACCATATCTCCCAGTTAAAACGGGCCAATGGTCTGCGCATGGAAATCCATAATGCCAAGACCGTTATCAGTTCTTCCTCACCTTGGGATACTGTCAAGCAGTTTGTTTATTTCCCCAATTATATGGAACTTGCGCGCATGGAATACACCGGCGCAAACCTTTGTCCCGGCGACCGGGTGGTATTTTTAGGGTCCGGCCCCATGACCCTGACCCTGGTCTGCCTTTGTGTCCAGTACAAAATTTATAGCATCGGCATTGAGCTGTTCTCAGAATATGCACAGCTTTCAAGAAAGCTGATGACGGCTCTTGGCCTTGAAAAACAGGTAAAAATCATTGAAGGCAGCCACTTTTCTCTCCCCTTGTCCGAACCCTGCCGGCTGATCATGGTGGGTGCCGATGCGCTTCCCAAAGATAAAATTTTTGCCCATCTATCAAAGCACCTTGACCAGGGCACGGCCCTGTCCTACCGAATCTATGAAAAAGGCCTGCGCAGGCTCCTGGATGTCCAGTCAAACTTCAAACTGCCCCAGGGAATCAAAGAAGTGACCCGGATCAGGCCCCAACCTCCCGTTAATAACACATCAGTATTCACCATTATCGATCGCGTTTGA